The genomic stretch tatgacaattttccaacctcgctttatcccttagaattaaaccgGCTGCTTTTTGTTACTGTCCTTTTAAGATGGatacatgcaaatgagctccaTTGCAATTccctgccctgtattgtgcctcattcaaaaagcagcccaggaTGAAACCCTCCTTCTACTTCAAGGTAAGTGGGTGGGGCTGGGTGTATGTATAGGAGTACGTaggtaaatgtgttggtttttgtgacgtcacaaaaacaatgaaatccaAATGTTTatacagcttagtttccatatatggactttCTGGACTGCTGAGTGAAAATATTTTGGAAGTTAATCCCAAAACTGACCAGAGAGCAAGTTAACGATGAACGATCTATAGTGGaatctcaaaataaagtgtaaccaatcaaataaaaataaaataaaaataaaaaatgaatagacCTTCAATGTGACAAAGCTGCTGGATTCTTACAATGAGAACTTCGGTATCACCAGACAGATCTGAAAGACGGCTAACAGAACGAGAACAGTCTCCATCTCGCCACTATGGTTAGATCTATGCtttatgtacagtatattaaaattaataataatagtaataataattatcagGTCCCAATCTTGCAACAAAAGCAGCAGTAAAAGGGGCGTCAAATTCAGTCAATTAACACAAATAATAAATCTCGGTGCTTGTGTTTGATCCGAGAGTGTCGGGGGTCAGCCCTCGCTATGTCCAGTAATCTCTCAGGTCAATCCTTCACGGGTCATGGGATGTGCTTCAAAAGGTGGGGTGAAAAGGACAGTGGTTCCTGGACCCTAGTGCAATCACATGATTGGTCTTCAAGCTTCCCTGATTGGTCGCGGAACCGTAAGGTTGTGAAGGAGGGAAATAAGGCTTCCTATTGGCTAATGCTCATAATGTTAGGTGTGACCAGGACACAGATGGAGACTACAGCATTGAGTTGTTGCTATAGCGACCAGCAACACTGCATTCCCTTTACAAGTTGGAGGAAGACGgccacaaagtccttcacctgCGTGCCTGAATGTGTTTTCTCTATAAATAACGCCTCATGAGGGACTATTAGAAGTGCGTGTGAAGAAGTAGCATCTGACCTCAGATGAGTTACATTGGCGTCCGAGTGCGTTAGTTGATGATATCACACTTTTTTTGTGACATTCTTGCTAACTTTTGCTGGCAACATGAACTCACTCCACCAGTCACTGTTGTCTCTGgtgttggcatggcaacaaccAAGCTGACCAAGCTGTGTCCCAGCAAGGAGAACTTTTTGATCAACATCAAAATTACTAGTTTGTCTTCAGGTTCGTCCTGTGTGGAGGTCCATCCGGCATGGACCGGCAACACGCTGCATCCCTTACAAGCTGGAGGAAGACGGCCACAAAGTCCTTCATCTGTGTGTCTGAATGTGACAGTAAGGTTTCTCTAAAAATAACGGCTCATGAGGGACTATTAAAGGTCCGTTTAAACAAGGAGCATCTGACGTCAGATGAGTTACGTTGGTGTCTGCGCGTGTTAGTTGATGCTCTGCAAGGGGTCAGGGCTGTCCAGGTCTCTGTGGAGCGTACTGTCAAGTTGAGGTAGATTTGTTCTGGAATATTCTTCGTACCATtcctgtaaacaaacacacaaagtggTAAAAACCTGGGGCTGGATTCACAAACGTGTCTTAAAGAAAATCCTcttaaatgtgatgtgatttttcttcattttaaagttACGAGAAAttgttatttttcaaataacttAGACCAGCGGCAAAGTGACGAAACCAGCAGCTTACCCGACCTacagtgttctattgcttttatacaaccgttaaataaataaagtaaaaaatgtaaaaaaactgggccgtgaacgcagcgtttaatgttttaatgttcagttccttaacgagcagcttgttgccatgtcagagtaacgagctccgcccacttgctgcacagctggcagttcgttctccagctcctcacactaaattcccaaatggtcgtcaccactgagcagctttttcaGTCGGCAggtgtgacagaagaacagctgaacaacctggaatcggccagaaattaacccaacaccattcgccaaacgtgtagTCTGAtcataaaactgctgcaatatcaagtttagctcagttttgtccatttttgtcagatcaatattaatgtttttttttttttttgtttcagccAGTCtgttaaaacaatattttgtttggcgaatggttaaaaaaaaaaaaacgtacttTATCAGTTCACACGATGGTCTATGTGGGCAAATCAGAGTCAAAGGTTAtttcattaacagcacaagggtttttcTTGCCGTGGGGCAGTGACAGCCGTGGTATATCGTGGATTTTACAACGGCTTCAAACAACTCAGCCAATTAGATTTTAGGACCGTAACCAGATGATGACATACATTCATTGGTCTTCACCGTCTTAGCAAACGAAACAAAATCGTTCTTTAGGTTCAAATTTAAGAAGAGATGAATGTGATTAACCGTAATAAATTATTAGAGTCATGTGACCTGGCGAGTTAAAAGATACACAACTTACCCAGGACCTTTTCACACTCACACCACTCACAATGACGCCTAGCACTAACCTGGATCTCTTCTTCGTACATCTTCATGCTCAGATCACTTTTAGTCCGTGACCTCCGGCCCAGGAACACTAAACTAGAGTGCTGGGATAAAGGGAAAAGCAGCGTTACCCAGCATGCACCACAAAGGGAACATTCCACACAAAACCTTCGCTGTATTATTATAAAGTTACAGGACATTTAATGTGTTCATTAAAAAGTTAATGTGTATATGATTCACTATACATGAGTGCGGTCTCACCCCACTCCTCTCCATGGCAACACACATTTCCTGTAGAGAGCTGATGCTGGTTCCAGCGAGCGAGTGCTTATAAAGTTCCAACGTCTGCAAAGCTTCAGCACGAGTGACCTCCGCTTCGAACACGATACCCTTCTCATCTAAATCAGAGacagttttatgaaaaatatgaccaGAAAATGTACTATTGCTtcatatgcagtactgtgcaaaagtcaggaaGAAACGGTAAAAAACCTAAAGTACTTAAAGTAAATTACTCAAAGTTAATTACTTAaagttaattctcttcttgttatttctctttttcattgcTGTCCCTTTGATGCTGCAACACTGAGAACTTCCCCAGTGTGGACTAATAAAGGACTCtcttatctcatcttatcttCTTATCTCATCTTCTTATCTCATCTTCTTAtctcatcatttatttaatctgcAGTCAAAACAGCCCTTAGGAACAGATTATATACTcaataagataatccacttgcaaaaTGAAGAAAGTTGACTAAAAGACTAAATAGTTTCGATTAAACCCTCCAgggaaaatgtggctcctaacaaccacctggaagagctggtagaccccaaacctgcccccatcagataaacagcactgaaagctttgatctctgagagagaggagaagatcaagctgcttcagatctgaaaacatccacaggtgtttctgtccatccttccactgtgagtctgaaaggacgtgtagctgatcaagaagaacctcactgagaaaaggagacggacacaaacaaagaagctggacgatggactgaccaccccagagtccagacctcagcaccactgaatgggtttgatcccttcagaaaatcatcaatcagcttctaagactgaactctggaggcatgtctgcagattctttgaggagctgaaagactcctgagaagaacggaagctggaataaaggtaaagagtgactcactgaaAACGTGATATGATAGcatatttagtttttgaggcttctgtgtttatttttggttaaatatatatgtttccTACATTTTCATAGAAACAGGtagcctctgacttttgcacactactgtaGGCACCATTTGCATAAGCACTGTGACATCATAACCATGAAGGGTCCCTAATAAAATACACATGACTATAAAGGTCTCGGTTTCGGTCGTCGTTTTCTGCACTACTATATTGTTTGGACGGTCCTTGTACACCCTACtgtgggcagttccttcagatACATGTgcgtttttattgtatttaaaagacaaaattctcaATTCTAGCAAAATAAATTTAAGATTTCATCACAAATTGACCTTTTTCCAAAATGAAACGACTGTTGTGAAGGGAAAATTTGACACCCCTGATAAATATGATATTTAAATTGTGTGCAGAACCTTCCGGGTCGTCTAGCGGTTCTCTGTTCTTCCGACTGTAGTTCATCCGGAACACAAAGGCGTCAAGGATAAAGGCCACAATAATCGTCATGACAACCTGCAACAGAACCAGACTGAAATGTgtaaaatcaaacacatttgcacagagagaaacacacacacacacacacacacacacacacacacacacacacacacacacacacactcaccatgGTGACAATGTAGAAGGTCATGAAGTACAGTCGGCTCCAATGCGTCGTCTGTGATGTCACACCTTCCTATATGACACAAGCAAATTCTGATCAAGTTATAGCAAAATCATATTTTCTATTAGACTCTACAATTATCCAATTATCAATTAGGTTCAATATTTTGTAAGCGATTCAGTTCAACCACATTAAGATTATCTTTCCTTTCATTAAAGCAGTAGTTTGGTAAAAACAACCAAACTTACAGTCTATAACTGTTATATATGGTGCTAACTGCAGCTCCAGGGccaaaactaaacaagcaaacttcTCACGTCAAACATGTTTTGGTTGTCACACTGTAACTACAACTTATCAAAGTTTCGAGTTGAAAACTTTAATTTCTTGAAACACTGATTGATACGTCATAATAATGACTTCAAGATGAGTTATTAATCTAAAATcctgacattaaaacatattttaatagtCATTATTCTGAAAAAATGAGTAATCTGATCGTTCCAATGTTTAAGAAAATAAtccattattttgagatactacgTCAAAACCTGGACTTGCTGCTCTCAGACACATAGAACGTCACTGACTTCTGCTAAAATTCAGCACTTATTTAAGGCAAGAAAACATCCAGAGACGCTTACCATAGTAATGTACCAGTTATTGACGACGGTCAACTCGAACAGGGTCACTGCAGAAACGGACGAAAAACATCAACTCGACTATTGCAAAGTTCAGAGTGTGAAAGCACTCATAACAGGTCTGTGTGTGAAGACGAACCAAAGCTACTGAGAATGTTGTTGAAGTTGTTGAGATAGTAGTACCCCTCCTCCAGGACCGTGCGGTTGCCGATGGTTACGTTGATTTGGCGATATGCATCAGCAACTGTACTTGTACTGAAAGCAGCAAAGACAATTACAGCATAAACACCTGccagcattttaaaatgatgtaaaaaaaaaaaaaataaataaaaaataaaacaacaaaaacagagataaggATCTTACTTGCAGCAGTTGGGATAGATGACGTCAGCGAAAAACTCCATCCCGACGATGGCGAAAGAGTAATAAAAGATGATGAGAGTCAAACCTAGACTGGAGGGAGAAAGAAGGGAAACAGAAAGAATATAAAACGAGCTCTGAAACAGGACTAAAACTGAACGTAGCAGGACTGGACTGTTGGTAACTGAGGTCAGACCCACCTGGCCATGCGTGGGAACAGCTCAAACATGGTGTCCAGCACGTTCCGGTAACGCTGCTTGATTTTAAACAGCctgaaaaggaagagaaaatatGGAGATCACAGGATGGTGACATGTACTTGTGGAACGCCTTCGCGTTTCACTGTCTAACAGATTTAAACTAAAAACTACAGAAATATGAAAAGCTAAGGTGTTCCTATATTAATCCCAGGTGGATGTTAAGATATTTCtatagtattccaggtggttgctgaagtgttgctaggccattgttatggaatcccaggtggttgttaaggtgttgctaggccattgctatggtatcccagatggttgctaaggtgctactaggtcattgctatggaatcccaggtggttgttaaggtgctgctaggccattgctatggaagctcaagtggttgctaaggtgttgcttatTCATTGCTGTTATCTCAAGCAGTTAATATTAAGAGAGTTAAGATGCTGCTTAATAAAAATAActcatttctttttgttctttaaatcacatcatcatatatatatatatatatatacacacacacacacacacacacacacacacacacacacacacacacacacacacacacacacacacaacaaaaacaacagtgcTACCTGATGATCTGgttctgttatttgtttttcaaaataaacacttaTTCATTGGCTTATGTAAAATCTGAATATGAGGTATGACTTATCACTTTAGACTCTGTCAAGAGAGAATCATGATGCATCTTAGACGTGATTATTTTTGCCACTCTAAGTTTGAAGAGAGTTGTGTTAATAAAGAAAACACCTACCGAAGAAGCTGCAGAGGCCTCAGCACCACGATGAAGTAGAAAGGCTCCATCTGGAAGGCCAGAGCAATCAAACCCAGAAAGGCAAAGACAGTCACAGAGAAATCAAACCTTGGGAAGAAAACACAAGGACAGCACATGAACGGAAGCCTGGGTGTCCGAGGGGGACGCGTCAGggtctgtcagtgtgtttgtgctctTACAGGTTCCAGCCAGAGCTGAAATAAGCGACTGGGCCGAGGCCAGTGATCTTCAACAGAACCTCCACGCCATAAACTACAAAAGAAGACGAGCACAGAACAGAATGACtaacaaattagaaaacaaTCACTTATGTATGAAATCTGACTGAAGTCATCTCTGGTCACATTAAGTCTAAGTCGTCACATTCAACTCATCTCTTTATATTTGCAACGCTTTTTAGATCAAAGTGCTTCAGAAACCAatatcttcctttttctcttaaatgtgtttttgagaaagattctaagaaaaagtctacgtcagattcaggacgtgttcttaaaccgcatAATTAGAGCTCGGCAATGTGGCCAAAAACGTCATCACGATAAAcaaaactcagactcacatcaCGATAAACGCcaaaaatcattattattttttttcaagtttgaaggctgattttacTCCTGGGTGGTCAGTCGCTGTTTTAAActgtcctttatggtcagaacacgacaaacactcaccaaccagtggaacatctcacagatCTGTCATGGGACGGTGGGAGAACgtgtctggtgagctgtttttatcagctggaaaagcacagctgcagtttttgtaaCAGTCGTaattgaagaaagaaaagattattttatCTGTCTGGTGACGAGACTCGGCTTTCCCGCCATCACGCTAAACGAGCGGCCAATCACGGCGCTGAACGGTTCGGTTTCTCAACAACGTGAACTTAGTACGACCAGCAAACATCAGCTGGCTCTGcaggtcagtgatggatcagaCCAGCTTACTGCCTTCAGTCCTACCACATCCCTGTCAGAGCACATCACAGTCCtcagacaccagctagcagacggCTGGGCTTCTCTACAGTAGCCTGAGGGGTGAACCGCAAGATCAACACCAGACAGAGTCCAACTTTTAGCTACGTTTAAACCGAAAGCGGTGCTTCTGGGTCTCGTTTGACCTGCAGTATCATCAGTTCGCCGTGTTGTCTGATTGACggagctgcttcaagttagccagctgctaaaaacagctagcctggaaagatacTGCGCCCCCGCTTTCCaaagcctcacagcttcctcagtttactgtcgtttaaatcagggctgtaactcacATGAACCACTTCTTACTCTCACTTTCGCTGCTTGGGAACGCACGAATACTGGAATATGACCGGGAGCTGTGACAGGGCTGAAGCTGTGAGTATCAGACGTGATTTAACGCTGATAAAGTTTGTTAGGATGTAGGGAAAGATGTGAGTTCACTGCAGGACAGTTACGCCACTGATCTCGTCACTCAGATtcggtcacaggagaacagatggCCGGtcactccactcaaacagggaacgTATAACCCCACGTTTGATGTTGCTAAAGTATATTGGGGGACCCATTTTACTCATCCCACCCCTTTTTAAGatcaacaaataaaaacattaccaCTGCACAACAAACCAATCCAACCAGAAAAGCTGAAAATCAAATTAAGCTTTGAGAACACATTCCTTTCAGTGTGTTTGGCACTTATCAATGCTGTTGTCCTGCAGCCCTTCATCATCGATAAGTTTAATATAGTTAAACATACATAGTGGCTTGTTCCAACCCAGGCTTTAGGCACGTTCTGAGAATTTAAGACCCCCATTAGTAAagaataacatatttaataaaatgttaaacaagTCTTCTTACTGGTCATTGTTTACCTgtaatgttttgaaaatgtaatgatttttgctgaatttccaacaataaaaaacaagtattctgatttttgtcattaaaaaataaattaaaaaaacgaATAATTATTAGAATAGTTATGATAtagttataataattatatatatataaaattattataactATATAGTATACTGTAATACAGTAATATAGAATATATTGAGCCTAGCAATACTCCACCTGagcaataacagtaaaataatcattcaaaaagcattaTACATCAAAGTAACTAAACTGAGTTATAATTACCAAGAGTCAGACTTACTTGTAAGGAAGACGATGTAGTTCCATGGTACTTGTTGAGACCAGGAAAAGTCACCTGAGCAAAAAACAGAGtattttacacagtcctccaaaTGGGAAacggaaactgaaactgaaaaagtcTTGATCTCTTACTGTTTAACATGTTGGTCTCCACCAGAATCCAGACTCCATTAACTGCTACAACAATATCTgcacaaagaagaaaccttatttccttaaccccttaaatggccacgGCCTAGTGgcaggcccaaagctttattacatatttatatatctcagtttgcactgaagtcactcattactgaataataagccttatgaTGTAGTAAGTTTAGAATTTTAACAGGTTAAAGAGACTAAAGAGCTGTGACTGTGCAGGAATCACACTGCAGCCTGAGAAAAGCCATAGTTTGCTGCACAGGaagctacattgaaaatgaccAACTAAATGGGTTACTTTATGGATGGTTAAGTACAGTAAACTGCTGGGAATGCTAGTTGGCGTAGGTTAACTTCAGATTAGAGAATATTTCGATATggcattttaatatattgccactttccaaagaaaaacatgcatctttTTTTGATTAttacttttctacatcatttgagcctgaaagctgctctttacactgtgtacaTGACTCGATCAACAGACGTGctggaataaaatcactttacattaacttacattgagaGTAAAGAATATTTTGGACATCACCTGTaactttaaagtgtttttttttttgggtttttttttttggacagtgactaCAGGCAAAGCAGTTACTTAGCAGTTTTGCTAACATACGACATTTCTGagtgtttctattggtccatccaTTCACTCAATATGAAGGATGGGTGCTGTTTACAAATGGTGtaaaaccaaaatgaaaaaatgacattgaggttttgatctgacaaccaTAATGAATAAACCAATTCTTATGACCAAGAACCTCAGATAAGACCACACTAGCAAATTTACAGTACTTATACTTGGCATGCAGGACTGCATACAGAATTTACgtacaaaaaaaccccaaaaacttACAGATCGCGTACTGAAAAGCTTTGGACTTCACCACAAGATTGATCCCTGTGGAGAAAGAAGTAAAGCAGTCTATTGATGCGTACTCTTACATTCTATTCTTTATAAAACAATCGATTAAATTACTTCAAGATTACTTCAAAACCGTGACAATCCAAATGcagatcatgtgaaaatgataAACCGTGTATAGAAAAgtctgtttaaatgtaatagAATAAAAAGAAACCTTTGAAAATGAGGAAGGCCGTGTGAGGAAGATCATCAAACCAGTGTTCCCCACTACGCCGCGCCTAgcatacatataaaaacagacaaatcaaATCAATTGAACTGAAGGAAAATGAACTTAAATCCACGAATTGTAATTCagtaaagtactgtgcaaaagtaaaagACCCACTGTTTCTTAAGCGGtcagttaaaacagccattaagcaaGAATTATTCATTTGCCAGATGTTTCTGAGGTGGTTGGATTTAAGACCatccacttgtataaggaaGGAGAACGTTTTGGAGAAAAGTGattaaaagctgcagagaaaatggggctcctaacaaccacctggaagagctggcagaccccaaaactgccccaatcagataaacagcactaaagcaTTGATctctgagaggagaaaatcaagctgcttcagatctgaaaacatccacagggggtttctgtccatcctttgaAGAGAAAAGGCAACAGACCAAAAACATTTGCACTACAGCATCAAAGCTGCGCACCTGAGGTTTTATAGACTTGGCAGGAAGTTCGTCAACCAAACAAACTCTACAG from Pygocentrus nattereri isolate fPygNat1 chromosome 23, fPygNat1.pri, whole genome shotgun sequence encodes the following:
- the tpcn1 gene encoding two pore calcium channel protein 1 isoform X2 — its product is MDDDVPLILTWDEANSGLLGEEASERPEENGVGNYNIANNVSVPGPPDSRSQNSLRQSWEMNYQEAAIYLQEGENNDKFYTHPRSPRALSAYLFAHNHLFYLMELLTAALLMLLSLSEAPAVPSLRLDVYVHATLELLALVMVAFELCMKLRWLGFHTFIRHKRTMVKTCVLFIQFIEAIVVLVRQTSHLRVTRALRPIFLVDCRYCGAVRRNLRQIFQSLPPFIDILLLLLFFMVIFAILGFCLFSTNPADHYFNTLENSIVSLFVLLTTANFPDVMMPAYSRNRWSCVFFIVYLSIELYFIMNLLLAVVFDTFNGVEKVKFKSLLLHKRSAIEHAFQLLVSRQRPDGVSLKQFDGLLRFYRPRMSARDRFLTFKALNQSGTTMLSLQDFYKIYEVMGLKWKARRSGEHWFDDLPHTAFLIFKGINLVVKSKAFQYAIYIVVAVNGVWILVETNMLNSDFSWSQQVPWNYIVFLTIYGVEVLLKITGLGPVAYFSSGWNLFDFSVTVFAFLGLIALAFQMEPFYFIVVLRPLQLLRLFKIKQRYRNVLDTMFELFPRMASLGLTLIIFYYSFAIVGMEFFADVIYPNCCNTSTVADAYRQINVTIGNRTVLEEGYYYLNNFNNILSSFVTLFELTVVNNWYITMEGVTSQTTHWSRLYFMTFYIVTMVVMTIIVAFILDAFVFRMNYSRKNREPLDDPEDEKGIVFEAEVTRAEALQTLELYKHSLAGTSISSLQEMCVAMERSGHSSLVFLGRRSRTKSDLSMKMYEEEIQEWYEEYSRTNLPQLDSTLHRDLDSPDPLQSIN